The Phaseolus vulgaris cultivar G19833 chromosome 10, P. vulgaris v2.0, whole genome shotgun sequence DNA window AGTGAAAAcaaataacaattttaaaagaGAATGGCACGTGATAAAAACCTGGGGTTCTTTCCAAAGGAATCGAAGAAGACTGTGTTTTACATCAATGGCTATTGCATCATGCAGATAAAAGTCGTTAGGTAGATATTCTGAAGAAAACCCTCGCAAACTGATCCATCTTAGTTTCTTAAGATGGTAATCTCTACCTAATTTCAGCAGTCTTGATGGGTCGCTTACATGTAAAGGATAGCTTCCGAAGAAATCTCTTCCGGTAGGCAATCTCTGAATGATTTTTGTGCCCTTAGATGAAAAGAgctaagaaaaagaaatatattgcACATGAGATTCCAAAAGGAGTTTAAAAAAGCATAGATAAAGGATGTTCTTACCGTATTCTCTGACAGTGAATATCTTGCGTCTTTATCAAACCACAGTTTACTGTTCTTCTCAGGTTCCTTTCCTGAAATTTGACGAATAATTTCTCTTCCCATTTCTCGTAGCAATGGATGCATTATTAATTTGTTGTCCTTATTAATTTGTATGAGACTATGCTTTATGAGAACTCTTATTCCACTATCAGCGTCTATTCCACAGCCATTTAGGATCTTCGTAACATAGCTTCTGCTCTTACCAACAAAGGAACAACATACATCAAGAAATAAATCTTTTTCCATTTGATTGCGTAAACGGTCGaaacttattttcaatttcCTTTGAAGATCGTGCTGGGGAATATTGTCTAATCGTAACAATACTGAATTCCATTCTTCTTTCGTCCTTTCATATAAATAACTTCCAATGACTTCAAGAGCTAGAGGTAGTCCTCCACAATAAGAAACTACTCTTTCTGCAAGTACATGGTATTCTTGTTTTGGTTTTGCTTCTCTAAATGCGTGCCAACTAAGAAGCTCAAGGGACTCGTTTGCGTTCATTAACTTTACCTGAAAAACAGAATCAACTTCATATATCCTCGGTAGGTTTTCAGGTATTGTTGTAATGATTATTACACTTCCTCCTCCGAACCAATGACGGTATTCCCATAGTAGTTCTCTATTAAACTCAGGCACATCGTCAAGTACAATGAGCACCCTTTTCCCAGAAAGTCTTTCCCGAATCATAGTTCTTCCCATCTCAAAGCTATCTATCTCTACCTTTGATTTTAGGACATCTGAAAGGAGTTGTTCTAGTACACGAAGATCCCCTCTTATTCTGCTAACTTGTCCAATATCTTCAATGAAACTTTTCTCCGTGAATGTATCATGAATTTGATGGTAGATGGCTTTAGCAAGGGTGGTTTTACCAGATCCTCCCTGTCCACATATCGCTATCTTACAAACTTCCGTAGATTTGTATTTGATAGTTCGAATCAGGTCCTCCATGTGCGATTGTAATCCAACTGGAAATTTGGTAGCAGACAAGACTGGTAAATTAAGAACGGTCTTAACAATTTCGTCCACTAGTTCAGCATCACTCCTTCAATTCAATAGCAATTATAGAAGAAGTCATGtattacaaaacaaaaatcagAAGCTTAAATAGTTCATTTGGTGAGTGATTTACCTGTAATTGCTCTCATTCCATCCAAAGAAATTTGCAGCTTTGGTGAGTGCGTGGCTCCACCTGGATATGGCATGCTCCAGTTGTTGTCCTGAGAATGTGTGTTGTGCCGTTTCTTTGAAGGCTTTACCAAAATCAGCCATCTGAAGACGTACATCAGATGGCTCAATTTCGTAATAAATGGGCAGAACATGTCGACAATAAGTTTCGTGCCATTCAATGATTTGATGGAGTTGTTGAAGACACCAAGCAGATTGAGAATAGGATTTGGTGAAAACAACAATTGCTACACGAGAGAGATTGAGAATAGGTTGTTGGATGTGAATTGGGTGGAGTGCATTGGGGTGGTGAAGGAAAGTGGTGAAGCCAACAGCAGAGAGAGCAGAATCGAGATGAGAAACAAATTTCCTTTGGATGTCTTCTCCATTAAAGTTTATGACCACATCGTACATCAGTGGGATTTTGGATGATGAAGAGGCCAATTCCATGGAAGGTCAACGGTTAGAAGAAGAGAGAACAAAAATGCAACACAGTCAAGACAGAAAACCATTCAAAGAAGACAAAgattaatacatttatttttcataGTCCTGGAAGCTCGTGAATTGCAGCACCCATTTTtactttagaaaaataatatatttacaaCTTGTTATATTATACAaccttcatttaaaaaaaaatatatattttcattattttataaaaaacaaaaatcttagacaaaaaaaataagattatatAATAGAACAGGCTCTCaatatatcaatattatttaCTTTAGCCATTTAAGAAGTTAGACCAACACCCACTCTGAACCAAAAGAAAAGTATTAcactatttttttcaattatattctctttttttctaaatttaccTATTaactttactttttatttaagaaagCATTATGTTATCTCTCTTTTTCTGTTAGGCACGtatctctttaaattttaaaagaataaaaaataaattttctttccCTATTAACGTATATTTAAAGAGGCCACTGtaataatgaaagaaaaatagaaagtaTAAATACAATTTAGATAAACGTCACTACatctgaatttattttttaaataaataaaataaaagaattggaCGTCAGTTTACTAAAATTTATGAAGTTTATTATCAATTACTAAAAATACAAATGAGGTGAGTGTAATTGATTTTATTAAGAAGACAAAGTAAAAGTAATTTTCCCTTTTATttgaatacaaaattatatggCATATTTTTATAACATTATTTCAATAtcattatgttaaattattaaacACATTTTTATTGGAAATAAGCTGAAATGGATGACAAGTTGTTTAGCTAAGTTTACATTTTTGGTAAAGGATTGTCGAACTTTATGGTTGAAATTGAGTGATGATCTCTACATTCAAATCCGTAAGAGTTAAGAATGAATgagcaaataaaaaaaaaaatattgaattaaattaagaatattCTCCCAGGtgatatttataaagttttgaaCCTATAACTTATTTCAATAATGACTACTAAGCCGATTGTTAGGAAAATGTGGAGTGATTACTTTTCAAGTACTAGAGATATAAGTTGTACTAGTTAGTTGTCATGGTTATGGGTGGATATTAACTGCTATATATTTTCCTATACTAGGTAGTAcaaaacattttctttttttttcttcatttataaTCACTTGGAATTGTAGTTTGCTGGTCTAGTATGTCtaaactcaaaaaaaaaaaaaacatgaaaagtTATCTCATTTTAACTTTTGTCTTCGTGTCATTTAGTTATTCTCCTttatgaagcggcgttctccatatgtgtgtagtcggtggtcgccgaagttatTTGAAACGGCGTTCTCCATATGtatgtagtcggtggtcgccaaAGTTATATAAGGTCAACAGAATCGCCGGTCGTTGAAACGACGATCTcaatgcgtgcgtagtcggtggatGTCGAAGTGATGCAAAGGttaacatgatcgccggtcgacgaacggcgatctccatgcgtgcgtagtcggtgatcgtcgaagttatgcaaatgtcaacatgatcgccggtcgaggaAGTGGCGTTCTCTATATgggtgtagtcggtggtcgccgaaggcaATGTGCATGGGTAACTCGTCGCGTGGCGAGGTGAATGTAGAGGGCCTCGGTTTTGGGCGTCTCGAGTTGTATGTTGCTTAAGGTAACCTGTTGGCTGTTTTTTGAGTATGGttttctcactttaaggttgCTCTGCcccaaccataaaggagagtCTCTTTTGTAGATGATATAGGAAGTCCACTTCTGGGttactgtatatgggttgggatacccctgaagtatcccttaattttatttattcattgcttataaaaaaaaacagttttatcCTCTCTTTTTGTGTTCCTCAAAGTTTGGAATGACCATGTTGATTGCTCTAAAATCATTAAAGATGTTTAACAATGTTCTTATTTGAGTTATTCCACATTTAACTTGTGACAAAAGCTCAAAAGTGTCAAGGTGGCCTTGAAATGTTGAAACAAAAGTGTGTTTGGTGATGTTAATAAAATTTGTTCTTGATAAACAAGTTGTTCTTATTGGCATTCAAAATAAATTGTGGCACAAAGTGATTGTGTTTTGGCTGACTTGATATCTTTATGATCTAACTTTGGCGTTAGATATACAATAAAAACTTTGGCAAGTGAAAGCTTGTGTTGTTGGTACAATGATGGTGATAGAGgtactaattttttttcatgttatttTTAAGGGTGTTTCTTTCTACATTCTAACAACTTTTTCTCTGCacctcatatttttttaaaactttgttttaccttttaaaaatgacttttaaATTACTCTTTCTAAAATGTTTTGGAACATATTTTTTGGAACAATTTTATGAATTTCGGATTTACCATTttagaagtaaaaaaaattagtccCCTAATAGATTTTTTGTTTTCTGAATTTCCTATTCCGAAAACACCTTTTATTTACCTAACACTTCCTATTTCGAAATCATCCAAAATTGTCTAAGAGTAATTTAggtatttcaaaaaaatataggATATAGAAAGAAACACCCTGCTTTTAAATATAGAAGGGTCGTCACATTTCAATGTTGGTTGAGTATAATATTATCTTGACTGAAAAATAACAAAGTGATTCACTTATTTGCATTGGCACTAATCATAATTTGATTGCTATGAATAGTTTTGTGTACTCTTATGGTTTCTAACTTTGGAAATGATTTAATTACTCTTGATCCTACTAACGAAGAGATAAAGATTCTGATTTTCAATCTTAATGTTGTTCTTTGTCTTTTTTGGAGGtttcttttttaaaacttaCTAGGATTTAGTTTGCAATAACAATTATAAAGTTATCAAGTAATCTTTCTCTCAAAATTGGATCTCCCTAATAAGAACTCTAGTGttatctctcttttttcttaAGTGTTAGGCGTTGAGAATCTTAAAAGACTTTCATATCCTAAAACTAttactaatttttgttttaaaatcatTACTAAATTTTTGGCCGATAGACTAAGTAATATTGCTAGTTGTATTATGTACCCTCATTAAAATAGTTTTGTTAAAGGAAGGTGAATTAGTGATAGTATTTGCATTGCCTCCAAGGGTATTAATATGCCCTATTCTAAAGCTAAAGGAGTAATGTGGCCAATGATATAAAGAAGACTTTTTGACACTCTCAATTGGGACTTCCTACTCTCTATTttgcataaatttattttcatgatAAGTTCTGCAACTGGGTTAAAACTATTTTGCACTCGACATTTAATGGTGGACTGGTTGACTATTTTACTTTCAGGGAATCAAAGCTCACTACATAGCCGAAAGCcacaaacaaaattgaaaagatTGGACAAAGCTTGTACTTTGGTACCAATTTTTGAACTGCACTATGCATGAAATGTGCAAAATTCTACTGCAGCAACATAAATTCTTCAAATTGGTAGTGCAGCAAAACTGCACTATTCTAATTTCTTATGCagcaaaatatttctaataaaCCACGGTGCCATTACCTTAGTATAAAGGATGAAGCTACGGAGCTTCTTATGTTGAAACAAAAACAGAGAATACATAGCATATAGCAAGGCGAAACACATAACAAATTATCGAACCGCAGCTATCTTTATTTCATAATGTAATATCTTTTAAGAGGATTTCTGAATGAGATATTATATGCTAAAAAGGGAAAAGAATTGACAAAAGTAACAACGACTAAGTAAATATAATAAACAGTTCAAGTAAAGTTAAGGAAGCACAATGTGAGGAGTGAGAAACAGGGTATAATAAGTATGAATCTCGTAACTATGAGCTatacaaagaaaaacaaggaaaggatgagaaaaaataaattgcaATGAAGGAGATAAATGACTTACAAGAACTCACATTAGAGTTTTCTTTATGAATTTAAGGAGAGAGTTTTTCTTTGGCACAGGCTCCTTTTCTAAGTCATTTGATTCACTACATATCAGATAGACAGTTGTGTTCTTAACCACCAAATCGTGACCAAAACTCACAAAAATATCCACCTTGTCTCCTGATCCTAAATTTGACACTATGTCAGGCCAATCTTCATCATTAAAGGAAATTACCGAGCCATGGTTGTGTATTTGGCATGTGCAATTCGTGTAATTAACAATTAAGACAGTACTAAGTTTAGGTTCAATAATTTCCGAGCTTGATAAATAAACAACACACAAAGTCATTCCCTTTACGACACGATCTTGTGGCACAGTGAAAGAAACAGAATGTCCATCACCCTTATGGGCCAACCAATAAGGATCATTGTCACCTGGGAGAGAAACATCACATGACTCACTGCTTGCAAATTCCTGTATCATGTCATAAACAAGGGCATGTTTAGTTAAACAAAAATGTTATACATGATTAAAACAAATCTGGTTAATAGTTTTGTTGTGTATACATCCCCAGCTTTTCTTTAGTGATTTAGTGTGTTTTTGTCTCTTAGTTTATATTTCTACGTACGATCAATGGGAATCAAGCAATCATGAAGCTAGTAAAGCAAGAAAGTGAGATCTATTTGGTAGTATAAGCATAATGACTTGTTAGTTGATTACTAAAACCAGATATTTTTAGATGAAGTCGTGGTGCTAAAAGTTCAGTATTGTAGTTTCTACAAGATActtaattatgattattttaagTTCTCTCAAATAATAGCTAAAATGATGGTGAAGGTAATAAACAAAGGGAAAGCAAGGGAAGAACCTTAGGTATGATATCGCTCACAGTATTGAGGAATTCTCTGTATCTTCCAACACCAGTCAGAGCATACCTTAGGTGATGCTTTGAAAGCACTGATTCTCTAACATTTGCACCATATTCGGCCACTATGGTTTTTACTTGCTCAGATAGTTGAAACTCGGCATCGCATTGCACTGAAACACTTCGAAGATTTGTGAGGCTGCTAAGCAATGGTGATATTTCATCCCAATTATTATCTTCCATATGCATAAAGGAATGAATATAAGATAGGGGATTCATTGTTGGCGACATCCGAGACCGAATGATAGAAGGAAAAAGATTATGTGAAAATCCCTCAAATCCACGTAGGAATATATATCCAATACTTTTTGGGCTTACAATTGTAAAAAGCAATTGTTTCATAACTCTATTTTCAGCAATTATAGTTATCAGGGATTTCATTCGCACTATATCTTTTTCCATTAGGTCCATCTTCGAACAACCAGATAGAATCAGAGTTTTTAAGGATTTCAACTTATATATCTTTCTGGGAAGATTGCTTAGATTTGTACAGTCCTGCAAATTTAGCAGTAAAAGATTGCAGAGCCATCCAATAGAAGGGTGTACTTGTCTCAATCTTGGACAATCTTTGAGAATGAGCTGTTCAAGACTTGGTGTTCGATAAAAGACAGGGGTTTCTATTAAATACTTGGAGTGACTAAGATCAAGGACTTTTAGCCACGTCAAAACCTTTAAGAACATAGTTTTTGGTAT harbors:
- the LOC137819397 gene encoding disease resistance protein RUN1-like isoform X4, whose protein sequence is MFCPFITKLSHLMYVFRWLILVKPSKKRHNTHSQDNNWSMPYPGGATHSPKLQISLDGMRAITVGLQSHMEDLIRTIKYKSTEVCKIAICGQGGSGKTTLAKAIYHQIHDTFTEKSFIEDIGQVSRIRGDLRVLEQLLSDVLKSKVEIDSFEMGRTMIRERLSGKRVLIVLDDVPEFNRELLWEYRHWFGGGSVIIITTIPENLPRIYEVDSVFQVKLMNANESLELLSWHAFREAKPKQEYHVLAERVVSYCGGLPLALEVIGSYLYERTKEEWNSVLLRLDNIPQHDLQRKLKISFDRLRNQMEKDLFLDVCCSFVGKSRSYVTKILNGCGIDADSGIRVLIKHSLIQINKDNKLIMHPLLREMGREIIRQISGKEPEKNSKLWFDKDARYSLSENTLFSSKGTKIIQRLPTGRDFFGSYPLHVSDPSRLLKLGRDYHLKKLRWISLRGFSSEYLPNDFYLHDAIAIDVKHSLLRFLWKEPQVLAWLKILNLSHSKYLRETPHFSGLPSLEQLILKDCPRLRKVHRSIGRLCNLILLNLKDCTSLSNLPREIYKLKCLKTLILSGCLKIDLMEKDIVRMKSLITLMAENTVMKQLPFTIVSPKIIGYISLRGSEGLSHNLFPSIIRSRMSPTMNPLSYIHPFMDMEDNSWDDIAPFLRSLANLRTVLVECDAEFHLSEQVKTTVVEYGGNNTESAISKNHLKSFLTGVGRYKEFFNTVFASSESCDVSLPGDNDPYWLAHMGDGHSVSLTVPQDRVVKGMAFCVDYLSTSKIIEPKLTTVLIVNYTNCTCQIHNHGTVISSNDEDWPGIMSNLGSGDKVEIFVSFGNGLVVKNTTAYLICDESNDLEKEPVPKKISLLKFIKKTLM
- the LOC137819397 gene encoding disease resistance protein RUN1-like isoform X3 codes for the protein MFCPFITKLSHLMYVFRWLILVKPSKKRHNTHSQDNNWSMPYPGGATHSPKLQISLDGMRAITVGLQSHMEDLIRTIKYKSTEVCKIAICGQGGSGKTTLAKAIYHQIHDTFTEKSFIEDIGQVSRIRGDLRVLEQLLSDVLKSKVEIDSFEMGRTMIRERLSGKRVLIVLDDVPEFNRELLWEYRHWFGGGSVIIITTIPENLPRIYEVDSVFQVKLMNANESLELLSWHAFREAKPKQEYHVLAERVVSYCGGLPLALEVIGSYLYERTKEEWNSVLLRLDNIPQHDLQRKLKISFDRLRNQMEKDLFLDVCCSFVGKSRSYVTKILNGCGIDADSGIRVLIKHSLIQINKDNKLIMHPLLREMGREIIRQISGKEPEKNSKLWFDKDARYSLSENTLFSSKGTKIIQRLPTGRDFFGSYPLHVSDPSRLLKLGRDYHLKKLRWISLRGFSSEYLPNDFYLHDAIAIDVKHSLLRFLWKEPQVLAWLKILNLSHSKYLRETPHFSGLPSLEQLILKDCPRLRKVHRSIGRLCNLILLNLKDCTSLSNLPREIYKLKCLKTLILSGCLKIDLMEKDIVRMKSLITLMAENTVMKQLPFTIVSPKIIGYISLRGSEGLSHNLFPSIIRSRMSPTMNPLSYIHPFMDMEDNSWDDIAPFLRSLANLRTVLVECDAEFHLSEQVKTTVVEYGGNNTESAISKNHLKSFLTGVGRYKEFFNTVSDNIPKVFASSESCDVSLPGDNDPYWLAHMGDGHSVSLTVPQDRVVKGMAFCVDYLSTSKIIEPKLTTVLIVNYTNCTCQIHNHGTVISSNDEDWPGIMSNLGSGDKVEIFVSFGNGLVVKNTTAYLICDESNDLEKEPVPKKISLLKFIKKTLM
- the LOC137819397 gene encoding disease resistance protein RUN1-like isoform X1, giving the protein MELASSSSKIPLMYDVVINFNGEDIQRKFVSHLDSALSAVGFTTFLHHPNALHPIHIQQPILNLSRVAIVVFTKSYSQSAWCLQQLHQIIEWHETYCRHVLPIYYEIEPSDVRLQMADFGKAFKETAQHTFSGQQLEHAISRWSHALTKAANFFGWNESNYRSDAELVDEIVKTVLNLPVLSATKFPVGLQSHMEDLIRTIKYKSTEVCKIAICGQGGSGKTTLAKAIYHQIHDTFTEKSFIEDIGQVSRIRGDLRVLEQLLSDVLKSKVEIDSFEMGRTMIRERLSGKRVLIVLDDVPEFNRELLWEYRHWFGGGSVIIITTIPENLPRIYEVDSVFQVKLMNANESLELLSWHAFREAKPKQEYHVLAERVVSYCGGLPLALEVIGSYLYERTKEEWNSVLLRLDNIPQHDLQRKLKISFDRLRNQMEKDLFLDVCCSFVGKSRSYVTKILNGCGIDADSGIRVLIKHSLIQINKDNKLIMHPLLREMGREIIRQISGKEPEKNSKLWFDKDARYSLSENTLFSSKGTKIIQRLPTGRDFFGSYPLHVSDPSRLLKLGRDYHLKKLRWISLRGFSSEYLPNDFYLHDAIAIDVKHSLLRFLWKEPQVLAWLKILNLSHSKYLRETPHFSGLPSLEQLILKDCPRLRKVHRSIGRLCNLILLNLKDCTSLSNLPREIYKLKCLKTLILSGCLKIDLMEKDIVRMKSLITLMAENTVMKQLPFTIVSPKIIGYISLRGSEGLSHNLFPSIIRSRMSPTMNPLSYIHPFMDMEDNSWDDIAPFLRSLANLRTVLVECDAEFHLSEQVKTTVVEYGGNNTESAISKNHLKSFLTGVGRYKEFFNTVSDNIPKVFASSESCDVSLPGDNDPYWLAHMGDGHSVSLTVPQDRVVKGMAFCVDYLSTSKIIEPKLTTVLIVNYTNCTCQIHNHGTVISSNDEDWPGIMSNLGSGDKVEIFVSFGNGLVVKNTTAYLICDESNDLEKEPVPKKISLLKFIKKTLM
- the LOC137819397 gene encoding disease resistance protein RUN1-like isoform X2, whose translation is MELASSSSKIPLMYDVVINFNGEDIQRKFVSHLDSALSAVGFTTFLHHPNALHPIHIQQPILNLSRVAIVVFTKSYSQSAWCLQQLHQIIEWHETYCRHVLPIYYEIEPSDVRLQMADFGKAFKETAQHTFSGQQLEHAISRWSHALTKAANFFGWNESNYRSDAELVDEIVKTVLNLPVLSATKFPVGLQSHMEDLIRTIKYKSTEVCKIAICGQGGSGKTTLAKAIYHQIHDTFTEKSFIEDIGQVSRIRGDLRVLEQLLSDVLKSKVEIDSFEMGRTMIRERLSGKRVLIVLDDVPEFNRELLWEYRHWFGGGSVIIITTIPENLPRIYEVDSVFQVKLMNANESLELLSWHAFREAKPKQEYHVLAERVVSYCGGLPLALEVIGSYLYERTKEEWNSVLLRLDNIPQHDLQRKLKISFDRLRNQMEKDLFLDVCCSFVGKSRSYVTKILNGCGIDADSGIRVLIKHSLIQINKDNKLIMHPLLREMGREIIRQISGKEPEKNSKLWFDKDARYSLSENTLFSSKGTKIIQRLPTGRDFFGSYPLHVSDPSRLLKLGRDYHLKKLRWISLRGFSSEYLPNDFYLHDAIAIDVKHSLLRFLWKEPQVLAWLKILNLSHSKYLRETPHFSGLPSLEQLILKDCPRLRKVHRSIGRLCNLILLNLKDCTSLSNLPREIYKLKCLKTLILSGCLKIDLMEKDIVRMKSLITLMAENTVMKQLPFTIVSPKIIGYISLRGSEGLSHNLFPSIIRSRMSPTMNPLSYIHPFMDMEDNSWDDIAPFLRSLANLRTVLVECDAEFHLSEQVKTTVVEYGGNNTESAISKNHLKSFLTGVGRYKEFFNTVFASSESCDVSLPGDNDPYWLAHMGDGHSVSLTVPQDRVVKGMAFCVDYLSTSKIIEPKLTTVLIVNYTNCTCQIHNHGTVISSNDEDWPGIMSNLGSGDKVEIFVSFGNGLVVKNTTAYLICDESNDLEKEPVPKKISLLKFIKKTLM
- the LOC137819044 gene encoding disease resistance protein RUN1-like encodes the protein MCLSFNGQLLWECCHWFGGGSVIIITTRPDNLVRIYEADSVLQVKLMNANESLELLSWHAFREAKPKQEYHFLAKTVVSYCGGLPLALEVIGSYLYERTKEEWNSVLLLLENIPQLDVLWKLKISFDGLSNQMEKDLFLDVCCSFVGKSRSYVTKILNGCGIDADSGIRVLIKHSLIQINKNNKLRMHPLLREMGREIIHQSSTKEPWKNSQLWWFDNNAEYALSENTLFSSNGTKVIQRLPTGSDLFGRDHSQARDPSRLLKKLRWISLRGFSSEYLAHDFYMHDAIVIDVKHSLLRFVWKGSQVLTWLKVLDLSHSKYLIETPVFYRTPSLEQLILKDCPRLRQVHPSIGWLCNLLLLNLQDCTNLSNLPRKIYKLKSLKTLILSGCSKMDLMEKDIVRMKSLITIIAENRVMKQLLFTIVSPKSIGYIFLRGFEGFSHNLFPSIIRSRMSPTMNPLSYIHSFMHMEDNNWDEISPLLSSLTNLRSVSVQCDAEFQLSEQVKTIVAEYGANVRESVLSKHHLRYALTGVGRYREFLNTVSDIIPKEFASSESCDVSLPGDNDPYWLAHKGDGHSVSFTVPQDRVVKGMTLCVVYLSSSEIIEPKLSTVLIVNYTNCTCQIHNHGSVISFNDEDWPDIVSNLGSGDKVDIFVSFGHDLVVKNTTVYLICSESNDLEKEPVPKKNSLLKFIKKTLM